From a region of the Streptomyces sp. NBC_01454 genome:
- the cas3 gene encoding CRISPR-associated helicase Cas3', with translation MDRTQKNAPKPWLWVVGKTDLRRASRATGGPLWNPLFAHMLDTAACAEALWDHYLPPFTRTRLAEAFGGGEEALAKKVVMVLAALHDLGKAAPCFLRMVGDSYRGEDPELDQASQDWRRQARAAGLPLPDDAQMAGAPWARHEHITAEALPRILGCECRRRCGGAGRYNNAAKGLHAAADILGGHHGHIPNPATVQSAYPATAAETAGDGWEPVHQDLVDAVLETIGIGRDEFAAVLRPQRPSAIPLALGLIVISDWLASDETRFPYRRLGTACSGWWKTARDQAHQAIDDLRLKAWPTAPGGWPELFPDTPTPRPFQAAGLAALPTTGPVMMLVESDTGSGKTKLALAAAHHVAQVTGAGGVYQAMPTRASAGQVAGVLEDFLRFALPPGVKAPLAVVHGTAKADSRVHALLDAGEKAKAEAETDLFDLTSFMGLAMSGESEPERGSAVLDEWYLRRWLGLVSPFAVGTVDQIVLGSQRSKHWAVRLFGLCTKTVIIDEAHAYELYQQRLLDAAVAWLADAGTSVVVLSATLPTVIRTSLTEAWCKGHRVKATDSGAAGPITVIDAQGFVTRTGPTEAVPSLWTAIDLQPDPGPEALAEDIISRVEHGGVLAVLRTRVDPCVELFELVRKKTAARGWDPHEVVLLHSRFMPRDRQPLEQTIEGKLGPNPDNKAKPNPSRPKRMIVIATQVIEQSLDIDFDLLITDLAPTDLLIQRRGRVHRHKPNDEQRPSWCWHEQLLHDGTPLHMPKMQVLWKPGIDGLPVVEPPEKGRTAPANLDGLVYSPYPLLASWRVIKHKQGANGLTILNTPADSAELIEAVYGERQISAGTAGQLLDRAWAAWQANLTDEDQEAQARIIAPYDADGTPVRMSQLASGEDIGDGETEGAGLRGIKALSRLGEPTINAIALYQQPDDTLTYDPKGQQATDLRYRGAQRTMREKTLYRKQQTDLMLNTLPIPAHWFTGKKSLPPPRTWPILDHPPVRRSPVAILAPDGTCLSGPLGIRYSPMTGLEQI, from the coding sequence GTGGATCGAACTCAAAAGAATGCTCCGAAGCCGTGGCTGTGGGTCGTCGGCAAGACCGACCTCCGCCGAGCCAGCCGCGCGACGGGCGGTCCCCTGTGGAATCCGCTGTTCGCCCACATGCTGGATACCGCGGCCTGCGCGGAGGCCCTGTGGGACCACTACCTGCCGCCCTTCACCCGCACCAGGCTCGCCGAAGCCTTCGGCGGCGGAGAGGAGGCTCTGGCGAAGAAGGTGGTGATGGTCCTCGCCGCCCTGCACGACCTGGGCAAGGCCGCACCCTGTTTCCTCCGCATGGTCGGCGACTCCTACCGGGGCGAAGACCCCGAACTCGACCAGGCCAGCCAGGACTGGCGACGGCAGGCCCGCGCCGCGGGCCTGCCCCTCCCCGATGACGCCCAGATGGCCGGAGCGCCGTGGGCGCGGCACGAACACATCACCGCCGAAGCTCTTCCGCGGATCCTGGGCTGCGAGTGCCGGCGCCGATGCGGCGGGGCCGGCCGCTACAACAACGCTGCGAAGGGCCTGCACGCTGCCGCGGACATCCTCGGCGGGCACCACGGGCACATCCCGAACCCGGCGACGGTGCAAAGCGCCTACCCGGCCACGGCCGCCGAGACGGCCGGCGACGGCTGGGAGCCGGTGCACCAGGACCTGGTCGACGCGGTGCTGGAGACCATCGGGATCGGCCGCGACGAGTTCGCAGCAGTGCTGCGGCCGCAGCGGCCCTCGGCGATACCCCTGGCTCTCGGGCTGATCGTGATCTCTGACTGGCTCGCCTCCGACGAGACCCGGTTCCCCTACCGCCGGCTCGGCACCGCTTGCTCCGGCTGGTGGAAGACCGCACGGGATCAGGCCCACCAGGCGATCGACGACCTGCGTCTCAAGGCGTGGCCGACGGCGCCCGGCGGCTGGCCCGAGCTATTCCCCGACACCCCGACGCCGCGTCCGTTCCAGGCCGCCGGACTCGCCGCACTCCCGACGACGGGCCCGGTGATGATGCTCGTCGAATCGGACACCGGATCGGGCAAGACCAAGCTCGCGCTCGCCGCGGCGCACCACGTGGCACAGGTGACCGGCGCCGGTGGGGTGTATCAAGCCATGCCCACCCGAGCCTCAGCCGGTCAAGTCGCTGGCGTGTTGGAGGACTTCCTGCGCTTCGCTCTGCCACCGGGCGTGAAAGCGCCCCTCGCGGTAGTTCACGGGACCGCCAAGGCGGACAGCAGAGTCCACGCGCTGCTCGACGCCGGCGAGAAGGCAAAAGCAGAGGCCGAGACCGACCTGTTCGATCTGACGTCATTCATGGGGCTGGCCATGAGCGGGGAGTCCGAGCCAGAACGAGGGAGCGCGGTGCTGGACGAGTGGTACCTGCGCCGGTGGCTCGGGCTGGTGTCCCCGTTCGCGGTGGGAACCGTTGACCAGATCGTGCTGGGGTCGCAGCGCTCCAAGCACTGGGCGGTGCGGTTGTTTGGGCTGTGCACGAAGACCGTCATCATCGACGAAGCCCACGCCTATGAGCTATATCAACAGCGCCTGCTGGATGCCGCCGTCGCGTGGCTGGCGGATGCCGGCACGTCGGTGGTGGTGCTGTCCGCCACGTTGCCAACGGTGATCCGCACTTCGCTGACCGAGGCCTGGTGCAAGGGGCACCGGGTGAAGGCAACCGACAGTGGGGCAGCCGGCCCGATCACCGTCATCGACGCCCAAGGCTTCGTGACCCGCACCGGTCCCACGGAGGCGGTGCCGTCATTGTGGACAGCAATTGACCTGCAGCCGGATCCCGGCCCCGAGGCTCTGGCCGAGGACATCATCTCCCGAGTAGAGCACGGAGGCGTACTGGCCGTGCTGCGTACGCGGGTTGATCCCTGCGTGGAGCTCTTCGAACTGGTCCGGAAGAAGACCGCCGCGCGCGGCTGGGACCCGCACGAGGTGGTGCTCCTGCACAGTCGCTTCATGCCCCGGGACAGGCAGCCTCTGGAACAAACGATCGAGGGAAAGCTCGGCCCGAATCCCGACAACAAGGCGAAGCCGAATCCCAGCCGCCCCAAGCGAATGATCGTCATCGCCACCCAGGTCATCGAGCAGTCCCTGGACATCGACTTCGATCTCCTGATCACCGACCTCGCCCCCACCGACCTCCTGATCCAGCGCCGCGGACGCGTCCACCGGCACAAGCCAAATGACGAACAGCGCCCCAGCTGGTGCTGGCACGAGCAGCTGCTCCACGACGGCACGCCACTGCACATGCCGAAGATGCAGGTGCTGTGGAAGCCGGGCATCGACGGCCTGCCCGTCGTCGAGCCCCCGGAGAAGGGAAGGACGGCCCCGGCGAACCTGGACGGACTCGTCTACAGCCCCTATCCGCTCCTGGCCAGCTGGCGCGTCATCAAGCACAAGCAAGGCGCGAACGGCCTCACGATCCTCAACACCCCAGCGGATAGCGCGGAGCTGATCGAAGCCGTCTACGGCGAGCGGCAGATCTCCGCCGGGACGGCAGGCCAGCTGCTGGACCGTGCCTGGGCCGCGTGGCAAGCCAACCTCACCGACGAGGACCAGGAAGCCCAAGCCCGCATCATCGCCCCCTACGACGCGGACGGCACGCCGGTCAGGATGAGTCAACTGGCAAGCGGCGAAGACATCGGGGACGGAGAAACCGAAGGGGCCGGGCTGCGGGGCATCAAGGCCCTTTCACGACTCGGCGAACCGACGATCAACGCGATCGCGCTCTACCAGCAGCCCGACGACACCCTCACCTACGACCCCAAGGGACAGCAGGCCACCGACCTGCGATACCGAGGCGCCCAACGAACCATGAGGGAGAAGACGCTCTACCGAAAGCAGCAGACCGACCTCATGCTCAACACATTGCCGATACCGGCACACTGGTTCACCGGAAAGAAGTCCCTCCCCCCACCCCGGACCTGGCCCATCCTTGACCACCCGCCAGTACGCCGGTCCCCGGTAGCCATCCTGGCTCCGGACGGCACGTGCCTCAGCGGACCACTGGGCATCCGATACAGCCCCATGACTGGACTCGAACAGATCTAG
- the casB gene encoding type I-E CRISPR-associated protein Cse2/CasB has translation MPDEPPALFDLDEPLAPPSAESEDERAPAKQLSDWLTSLVRGNQNGPLADLRRPKARTVPGMIAASFSGPDATRDQRDVYRQVAFLFAVYHRGSTRDKAMPGLGTMGAACARIGTAAGRGRKNEGAVRIMHRLLASSRRIPWRHLQHAVERLRSCDAAAPNWQRLADDLTAWLTDPDPIADQWGADFFTPTYTSNKAKTTENGAAK, from the coding sequence ATGCCTGACGAACCGCCCGCCCTGTTCGACCTCGACGAGCCCCTCGCCCCGCCGAGCGCGGAATCCGAAGACGAGCGGGCCCCCGCCAAGCAGCTCTCCGACTGGCTCACCAGCCTCGTCCGAGGCAACCAGAACGGCCCCCTGGCCGACCTCCGCCGCCCCAAGGCCCGCACCGTACCCGGCATGATCGCCGCCAGCTTCTCGGGCCCCGACGCCACGCGCGACCAGCGCGACGTCTACCGCCAGGTCGCCTTCCTCTTCGCCGTTTACCACCGCGGCTCCACCCGCGACAAAGCCATGCCGGGCCTCGGCACCATGGGCGCCGCCTGCGCCCGCATCGGCACCGCCGCCGGCCGAGGACGCAAGAACGAAGGCGCCGTCCGCATCATGCACCGCCTCCTCGCCTCCTCCCGCCGCATCCCCTGGCGCCACCTCCAACACGCCGTCGAACGCCTCCGCTCCTGCGACGCCGCCGCCCCCAACTGGCAACGGCTCGCCGACGACCTCACCGCCTGGCTGACCGACCCCGACCCGATCGCAGACCAGTGGGGGGCCGACTTCTTCACCCCCACCTACACGTCCAACAAGGCCAAGACCACCGAGAACGGAGCCGCAAAGTGA
- the ku gene encoding non-homologous end joining protein Ku yields the protein MRSLWQGTVSFGLVALPVNLFAATEDHGPGLHLVHAADGGRIRHRRVCELDGREVGPEETARGWEAPDGRTVVIQDADLEALPLPTKRVIDVLGFVDDAEVDPLLYARPYWVGAHGPGAQRPYALLVEALARSGRLAVCKVALRSRERLAVLRPRTGILVLHTLHWPEEIRDPGDLSSPAPTTERELEIAELLMTEMAGVDLGELRDDYAQALNLLVDTLAAGHRAEPLLEPQPPVDLMAALEESVRDTRRARNGSHG from the coding sequence ATGCGATCGCTCTGGCAGGGAACGGTCTCCTTCGGCCTGGTCGCACTGCCCGTGAACCTGTTCGCGGCAACCGAAGACCACGGCCCTGGCCTCCATCTCGTGCATGCCGCCGACGGCGGTCGCATCCGCCACCGTCGGGTGTGCGAGCTGGACGGCCGTGAAGTCGGGCCGGAGGAGACCGCCCGCGGCTGGGAGGCACCCGATGGCCGCACAGTGGTCATCCAAGACGCCGACCTGGAAGCTCTACCGCTGCCCACAAAGCGAGTGATCGATGTCCTGGGTTTCGTCGACGACGCTGAGGTCGACCCACTGCTGTACGCCCGCCCGTACTGGGTGGGCGCCCACGGCCCCGGAGCCCAGCGACCGTATGCCCTGCTGGTCGAAGCCCTGGCCCGGTCCGGCCGGCTCGCGGTGTGCAAGGTGGCCTTGAGGTCCCGGGAGCGGCTGGCCGTCCTGCGGCCGCGGACCGGGATCCTGGTGCTGCACACGCTGCACTGGCCTGAGGAGATCCGTGACCCCGGCGACCTGTCCAGCCCGGCACCGACTACCGAGCGGGAGCTGGAGATCGCCGAGCTGCTGATGACCGAGATGGCGGGTGTCGACCTCGGCGAGCTGCGCGACGACTATGCCCAGGCGCTGAACCTCCTTGTGGACACCCTCGCCGCCGGCCACAGGGCAGAGCCGCTGCTTGAGCCGCAGCCGCCGGTGGACCTGATGGCCGCGCTGGAGGAATCCGTGCGCGACACCCGGCGCGCCCGCAACGGGAGCCACGGTTAG
- a CDS encoding type I-E CRISPR-associated protein Cse1/CasA, whose protein sequence is MQTARRPWDPRTTACIPALTTDRVQPQLMNLVQVLTEADRIKAICGSTPGETIAIIEYLLGIIHAFEHCPADEDEWCDWVEGQTSLAPAAARLAEDPADRWDLFHPKRPLGQNRLLAPWMNSHGVGPAQLVIEHAADYNQLFDHRHLHAAQPLPVDQAFRAMLTQHAYGLGGKAKAKADWLGPALPNQAVGRLNARVRVLACGDTLADTLRLNLTPTPKDKQGNLNYSWTDGRPRRAFTGTKDKAMRAVDGPADLHTVLGRSILLHPVDREDGTIAVDRVLVAAGELLKDLPAQHLQDAIVEEKATKDGTTYRTFLKASETRALWREAHALYAAVAPKEKGTDLYSRLAQLGNYRTSLWAVGIVARQTKAMCWLSDTFPLIPARQAALHHASTTGSQVAEHAAKALYAAASTAREIAYPNPKPADKPAQLARFNGSPLLYAEAGDLFHTLMDDVANGTTASEALTTYARAITTTSRRVLAERLRSMPSSATARQARAEATKRLQTVLTNKTAPLVLKEAAHA, encoded by the coding sequence GTGCAGACAGCACGACGTCCCTGGGACCCGCGGACCACAGCATGCATCCCGGCACTGACAACCGACCGAGTCCAACCGCAACTGATGAATCTGGTCCAAGTTCTGACCGAAGCCGACCGGATCAAGGCGATTTGCGGCTCGACGCCCGGCGAGACCATCGCGATCATCGAATACCTGCTCGGCATCATCCACGCGTTTGAGCACTGCCCCGCCGACGAGGACGAGTGGTGCGACTGGGTAGAGGGCCAGACCTCACTGGCCCCGGCCGCCGCGCGGCTGGCCGAGGACCCTGCCGACAGGTGGGACCTGTTCCACCCCAAGCGGCCCCTGGGCCAGAACAGGCTCCTCGCCCCCTGGATGAACTCCCATGGCGTCGGCCCCGCTCAGCTCGTGATCGAGCACGCCGCGGACTACAACCAGCTCTTCGACCACCGGCACCTGCACGCCGCACAGCCCCTGCCCGTAGACCAGGCCTTCCGAGCGATGCTCACCCAGCACGCCTACGGGCTCGGCGGAAAGGCAAAAGCCAAAGCAGACTGGCTCGGCCCCGCCCTGCCCAACCAGGCAGTCGGCCGACTCAACGCCCGTGTAAGGGTCCTGGCCTGCGGCGACACCCTCGCCGACACCCTGCGCCTAAACCTCACCCCCACCCCGAAAGACAAGCAGGGGAACCTGAACTACTCCTGGACCGACGGCCGCCCCCGGCGCGCCTTCACCGGCACCAAGGACAAGGCGATGCGAGCCGTCGACGGCCCTGCCGACCTGCACACCGTCCTCGGCCGCTCCATCCTCCTGCACCCCGTCGACCGCGAAGACGGAACGATCGCCGTCGACCGGGTCCTGGTCGCCGCCGGCGAGCTCCTCAAGGACCTCCCCGCCCAGCATCTGCAAGACGCCATCGTGGAGGAGAAAGCCACCAAGGACGGCACGACCTACCGCACCTTCCTCAAGGCCAGCGAGACGCGAGCCCTATGGCGCGAGGCCCACGCCCTCTACGCGGCCGTCGCACCGAAGGAGAAGGGCACCGACCTCTACAGCCGCCTCGCCCAACTCGGCAACTACCGCACCAGCCTGTGGGCCGTCGGCATCGTCGCCCGCCAGACCAAGGCCATGTGCTGGCTCAGCGACACCTTCCCCCTCATCCCCGCACGCCAGGCGGCACTCCACCACGCCTCCACCACCGGCTCCCAAGTCGCCGAACACGCCGCCAAGGCCCTCTACGCCGCCGCGAGCACCGCCCGCGAGATCGCTTACCCCAACCCCAAACCAGCCGACAAGCCGGCCCAGCTCGCCCGCTTCAACGGCTCCCCACTCCTCTACGCCGAAGCTGGCGACCTCTTCCACACCCTCATGGACGACGTCGCCAACGGCACCACGGCATCAGAGGCCCTCACCACCTACGCACGAGCCATCACCACCACGAGCCGACGCGTACTGGCCGAACGGCTGCGCTCCATGCCCTCGTCCGCGACCGCCCGGCAGGCGAGAGCAGAAGCCACCAAGCGCCTGCAAACGGTCCTCACCAACAAGACAGCCCCCCTCGTGCTCAAGGAGGCCGCCCATGCCTGA